One genomic window of Saccopteryx bilineata isolate mSacBil1 chromosome 4, mSacBil1_pri_phased_curated, whole genome shotgun sequence includes the following:
- the CD276 gene encoding CD276 antigen isoform X1 yields MGKTSHFSHHGFVRVVGLKLPVAGALEEGESLLSASLGNWQAGTAFRHREPSCQRPQRKMGSPGPGVRVATAVAALWFCLTGNALKVQVPEDPVVALVGTDATLHCSFSPEPGFSLAQLNLIWQLTDTKQPVHSFTQGRDQGSTYANRTALFLDLLAQGNASLRLQRVRVADEGSFTCSMGVLDFGSGAVSLQVAAPYSKPSMTLEPSKDLRPGDTVTITCSSSRGYPEAEVFWQDGQGGPLVGNVTTSQMANEQGLFDVHSVLKVVLGANGTYSCLVRNPVLQQDAHGSVTVTLHKGPTGMVEVQVPEDPVVALVGTDATLCCSFSPEPSFSLAQLNLIWQLTDTKQLVHSFTQGRDQGSAYANRTALFLDLLAQGNASLRLQRVRVADEGSFTCFVSIQDFGSAAVSLQVAAPYSKPSMTLEPSKDLRPGDTVTITCSSSRGYPEAEVFWQDGQGGPLVGNVTTSQMANEQGLFDVHSVLKVVLGANGTYSCLVRNPVLQQDAHGSVTVTGQPMTFPPEALWVTVGLSICLIVLLVALGFVCWRKLKQSCEEEHTGAEDQDGDGEGSKTVLRPLKLSESKEGDGQEIA; encoded by the exons ATGGGGAAAACCAGTCATTTTTCTCACCATGGTTTTGTACGTGTTGTTGGGTTAAAGCTGCCCGTGGCTGGTGCTCTGGAGGAAGGGGAAAGCctcctttcagcttctcttggcAATTGGCAG GCAGGGACAGCCTTCCGCCACAGGGAGCCCAGCTGTCAGCGGCCTCAGAGGAAGATGGGCAGTCCTGGCCCAGGTGTGCGTGTGGCCACCGCCGTAGCAGCGCTGTGGTTCTGCCTCACAG GCAACGCCTTGAAGGTCCAGGTCCCTGAAGACCCCGTGGTGGCCCTGGTGGGCACGGATGCCACACTGCACTGCTCCTTCTCACCAGAGCCCGGCTTCAGCCTGGCACAACTGAACCTCATCTGGCAGCTGACAGACACCAAACAGCCGGTACACAGCTTCACGCAGGGCCGGGACCAAGGCAGCACCTATGCCAACCGCACCGCGCTCTTCCTGGACCTGCTGGCACAGGGCAACGCGTCCCTGAGGCTTCAGCGCGTGCGCGTGGCTGACGAGGGCAGCTTCACCTGTTCAATGGGGGTCCTGGACTTTGGTAGCGGTGCAGTCAGCCTTCAGGTGGCAG ccccctacTCGAAGCCCAGCATGACCCTGGAGCCCAGCAAGGACCTGCGGCCTGGGGACACAGTGACCATCACATGCTCCAGCTCCCGGGGCTACCCTGAGGCCGAGGTGTTCTGGCAGGATGGGCAGGGAGGACCTTTGGTGGGCAATGTGACCACGTCGCAGATGGCCAATGAGCAGGGTCTGTTTGACGTGCACAGCGTCCTGAAGGTGGTGCTGGGTGCTAACGGCACGTACAGCTGCCTGGTGCGCAATCCCGTGCTGCAGCAGGACGCCCACGGCTCCGTCACCGTCACACTCCACAAAGGCCCTAcag GCATGGTGGAGGTCCAGGTCCCCGAAGACCCCGTGGTGGCCCTGGTGGGCACGGATGCCACCCTATGCTGCTCCTTCTCACCTGAGCCCAGCTTCAGCCTGGCACAGCTCAACCTCATCTGGCAGCTGACAGACACCAAACAGCTGGTACACAGCTTCACGCAGGGCCGGGACCAGGGCAGCGCCTATGCCAACCGCACCGCGCTCTTCCTGGACCTGCTGGCGCAGGGCAACGCGTCCCTGAGGCTTCAGCGCGTGCGCGTGGCTGACGAGGGCAGCTTCACTTGCTTTGTGAGCATACAGGACTTTGGCAGCGCTGCGGTCAGCCTGCAGGTGGCAG ccccctacTCGAAGCCCAGCATGACCCTGGAGCCCAGCAAGGACCTGCGGCCTGGGGACACAGTGACCATCACATGCTCCAGCTCCCGGGGCTACCCTGAGGCCGAGGTGTTCTGGCAGGATGGGCAGGGAGGACCTTTGGTGGGCAATGTGACCACGTCGCAGATGGCCAATGAGCAGGGTCTGTTTGACGTGCACAGCGTCCTGAAGGTGGTGCTGGGTGCTAACGGCACGTACAGCTGCCTGGTGCGCAATCCCGTGCTGCAGCAGGACGCTCACGGCTCCGTCACTGTCACAG GACAGCCCATGACGTTCCCCCCAGAGGCCCTGTGGGTGACTGTTGGACTCTCCATCTGTCTCATTGTGCTGCTGGTGGCCCTGGGCTTCGTGTGCTGGAGGAAGCTCAAACAGAGCTGTGAAGAGGAGCACACAG GAGCTGAGGACCAGGATGGGGATGGCGAAGGATCTAAGACGG TCCTACGGCCTCTGAAACTCTCAGAAAGCAAAGAAG GTGATGGacaagaaatagcctga
- the CD276 gene encoding CD276 antigen isoform X2 has product MGSPGPGVRVATAVAALWFCLTGNALKVQVPEDPVVALVGTDATLHCSFSPEPGFSLAQLNLIWQLTDTKQPVHSFTQGRDQGSTYANRTALFLDLLAQGNASLRLQRVRVADEGSFTCSMGVLDFGSGAVSLQVAAPYSKPSMTLEPSKDLRPGDTVTITCSSSRGYPEAEVFWQDGQGGPLVGNVTTSQMANEQGLFDVHSVLKVVLGANGTYSCLVRNPVLQQDAHGSVTVTLHKGPTGMVEVQVPEDPVVALVGTDATLCCSFSPEPSFSLAQLNLIWQLTDTKQLVHSFTQGRDQGSAYANRTALFLDLLAQGNASLRLQRVRVADEGSFTCFVSIQDFGSAAVSLQVAAPYSKPSMTLEPSKDLRPGDTVTITCSSSRGYPEAEVFWQDGQGGPLVGNVTTSQMANEQGLFDVHSVLKVVLGANGTYSCLVRNPVLQQDAHGSVTVTGQPMTFPPEALWVTVGLSICLIVLLVALGFVCWRKLKQSCEEEHTGAEDQDGDGEGSKTVLRPLKLSESKEGDGQEIA; this is encoded by the exons ATGGGCAGTCCTGGCCCAGGTGTGCGTGTGGCCACCGCCGTAGCAGCGCTGTGGTTCTGCCTCACAG GCAACGCCTTGAAGGTCCAGGTCCCTGAAGACCCCGTGGTGGCCCTGGTGGGCACGGATGCCACACTGCACTGCTCCTTCTCACCAGAGCCCGGCTTCAGCCTGGCACAACTGAACCTCATCTGGCAGCTGACAGACACCAAACAGCCGGTACACAGCTTCACGCAGGGCCGGGACCAAGGCAGCACCTATGCCAACCGCACCGCGCTCTTCCTGGACCTGCTGGCACAGGGCAACGCGTCCCTGAGGCTTCAGCGCGTGCGCGTGGCTGACGAGGGCAGCTTCACCTGTTCAATGGGGGTCCTGGACTTTGGTAGCGGTGCAGTCAGCCTTCAGGTGGCAG ccccctacTCGAAGCCCAGCATGACCCTGGAGCCCAGCAAGGACCTGCGGCCTGGGGACACAGTGACCATCACATGCTCCAGCTCCCGGGGCTACCCTGAGGCCGAGGTGTTCTGGCAGGATGGGCAGGGAGGACCTTTGGTGGGCAATGTGACCACGTCGCAGATGGCCAATGAGCAGGGTCTGTTTGACGTGCACAGCGTCCTGAAGGTGGTGCTGGGTGCTAACGGCACGTACAGCTGCCTGGTGCGCAATCCCGTGCTGCAGCAGGACGCCCACGGCTCCGTCACCGTCACACTCCACAAAGGCCCTAcag GCATGGTGGAGGTCCAGGTCCCCGAAGACCCCGTGGTGGCCCTGGTGGGCACGGATGCCACCCTATGCTGCTCCTTCTCACCTGAGCCCAGCTTCAGCCTGGCACAGCTCAACCTCATCTGGCAGCTGACAGACACCAAACAGCTGGTACACAGCTTCACGCAGGGCCGGGACCAGGGCAGCGCCTATGCCAACCGCACCGCGCTCTTCCTGGACCTGCTGGCGCAGGGCAACGCGTCCCTGAGGCTTCAGCGCGTGCGCGTGGCTGACGAGGGCAGCTTCACTTGCTTTGTGAGCATACAGGACTTTGGCAGCGCTGCGGTCAGCCTGCAGGTGGCAG ccccctacTCGAAGCCCAGCATGACCCTGGAGCCCAGCAAGGACCTGCGGCCTGGGGACACAGTGACCATCACATGCTCCAGCTCCCGGGGCTACCCTGAGGCCGAGGTGTTCTGGCAGGATGGGCAGGGAGGACCTTTGGTGGGCAATGTGACCACGTCGCAGATGGCCAATGAGCAGGGTCTGTTTGACGTGCACAGCGTCCTGAAGGTGGTGCTGGGTGCTAACGGCACGTACAGCTGCCTGGTGCGCAATCCCGTGCTGCAGCAGGACGCTCACGGCTCCGTCACTGTCACAG GACAGCCCATGACGTTCCCCCCAGAGGCCCTGTGGGTGACTGTTGGACTCTCCATCTGTCTCATTGTGCTGCTGGTGGCCCTGGGCTTCGTGTGCTGGAGGAAGCTCAAACAGAGCTGTGAAGAGGAGCACACAG GAGCTGAGGACCAGGATGGGGATGGCGAAGGATCTAAGACGG TCCTACGGCCTCTGAAACTCTCAGAAAGCAAAGAAG GTGATGGacaagaaatagcctga